One part of the Marichromatium purpuratum 984 genome encodes these proteins:
- a CDS encoding protein phosphatase CheZ translates to MAEPQNIDKNIASLVKATESILNGEYERLDIDIDAESMLSVLAQKINALVVNMKSAETPLTNAGEQAPNAVSHARNVIELMSQSTGQVLDNADQLSLEIEGLETQLHSSPPSSTEHEQRLSQIKHHLFDIVASQSYQDVARQRMEQLVEDLDQIRDWLVEVLVILNIQQNSSIENVEQKAQLLREVNGSNTPEALKQDLVDDLLSEFGF, encoded by the coding sequence ATGGCAGAGCCGCAGAACATCGACAAGAACATCGCCTCACTGGTCAAGGCCACAGAATCCATCCTCAACGGCGAATACGAGCGACTCGACATCGACATCGACGCCGAGAGCATGCTCTCGGTGCTGGCGCAGAAGATCAATGCGCTGGTGGTCAACATGAAGAGCGCCGAGACCCCACTCACCAACGCCGGCGAGCAGGCACCGAACGCGGTCAGTCACGCGCGCAACGTGATCGAGCTGATGTCGCAGTCCACCGGCCAGGTACTCGACAACGCCGACCAGCTCTCCCTGGAGATCGAGGGGTTGGAGACCCAGCTGCACAGCAGCCCCCCCTCGAGCACCGAGCACGAGCAGCGTCTCAGCCAGATCAAGCACCATCTGTTCGACATCGTCGCCTCGCAGTCCTACCAGGACGTTGCCCGACAGCGCATGGAACAACTGGTCGAGGACCTCGACCAGATCCGCGACTGGCTCGTCGAGGTGCTGGTGATCCTCAACATCCAGCAAAACAGCTCGATCGAGAACGTCGAACAGAAGGCCCAGCTGCTGCGCGAGGTCAACGGCTCGAATACACCGGAGGCGCTCAAGCAGGATCTGGTCGACGACCTGCTCTCCGAGTTCGGCTTCTAG
- a CDS encoding alkaline phosphatase — MIDSKPRTLAGALLLGLCALGATSASAAPKYIFYFIGDGMASPQIHATEAYLGALQQDDAEPGGTKSVALHMSQFPVQGMQTSYANDRLITGSAAAGTALACGLKTNIGVIAMDPSATRPYTTLAELAKRKGMKVGIISSVSLDHATPAVFYAHESSRNNYEQIDQALLASDVDYFGGGGLRVNKWKSAQYADLSNAERYTLVREWARARGFQYADDRATFDTLAPGLRTIAINPYLDGSNAIPYALNRKAGNYPGGPYEGSISLAEFTAKGIAVLDNPQGFFMMIEGGKIDWAAHANDARAAIEETLAFDDAIRVAADFGARYPDETLIVVTGDHECGGMTLGFAGTAYDTYFEVLAGQQLAYDDFDDRVFEAYLAQFDTAPPNIDATLWELVSTYFGLDGAKLTETLDDDLSDYELGLLEAAYDKAAHNHSDNVAEADTLLYGGYNPFSVTLTHLLNRRAGIAWTSYSHTAVPVPVLATGAEAWRFGGYYDNTEVARRIAAAMRVELDQ; from the coding sequence ATGATCGACAGCAAGCCACGCACCCTGGCCGGTGCCCTGCTCCTGGGGTTGTGCGCACTGGGCGCCACCAGCGCAAGCGCCGCGCCCAAGTACATCTTCTATTTCATCGGCGACGGTATGGCCAGCCCGCAAATCCATGCCACCGAGGCCTATCTCGGCGCCCTGCAACAGGACGACGCCGAGCCCGGTGGGACCAAGTCGGTGGCGCTGCACATGAGTCAGTTCCCGGTCCAGGGGATGCAGACGAGCTATGCCAACGACCGCCTGATCACCGGCTCGGCGGCCGCCGGCACCGCGCTCGCCTGCGGGCTCAAGACCAACATCGGGGTCATCGCCATGGACCCGAGCGCCACTCGGCCCTACACCACCCTCGCCGAACTGGCCAAGCGCAAGGGGATGAAGGTCGGCATCATCAGCAGCGTCTCGCTCGATCACGCCACCCCGGCGGTGTTCTATGCCCACGAGTCGAGCCGCAACAACTACGAGCAGATCGACCAGGCGCTGCTGGCGAGCGACGTCGACTACTTCGGCGGTGGCGGCCTGCGGGTCAACAAATGGAAGAGCGCGCAATACGCCGACCTGAGCAACGCCGAGCGCTATACCCTGGTGCGCGAGTGGGCGCGCGCCCGCGGCTTCCAGTACGCCGACGACCGCGCCACCTTCGACACTCTCGCACCGGGGCTGCGCACCATCGCCATCAACCCCTATCTCGACGGCTCCAACGCCATTCCCTATGCGCTCAACCGCAAGGCCGGCAACTACCCCGGCGGGCCCTACGAGGGCTCGATCAGCCTCGCCGAGTTCACCGCCAAGGGCATCGCCGTGCTCGATAACCCACAGGGCTTCTTCATGATGATCGAGGGCGGCAAGATCGACTGGGCCGCGCACGCCAACGACGCCCGTGCCGCGATTGAGGAGACCCTCGCCTTCGACGACGCCATCCGGGTCGCCGCCGACTTCGGCGCCCGCTATCCCGATGAGACCCTGATCGTGGTCACCGGCGATCACGAGTGCGGCGGCATGACGCTCGGTTTCGCCGGCACCGCCTATGACACCTATTTCGAGGTGCTCGCCGGCCAGCAGCTCGCCTACGACGACTTCGACGACCGGGTGTTCGAGGCCTATCTCGCCCAGTTCGACACCGCCCCGCCAAACATCGACGCAACCCTCTGGGAGCTGGTCTCGACCTACTTCGGACTCGACGGCGCCAAGCTCACCGAGACCCTCGATGACGACCTCAGTGACTACGAACTCGGCCTCCTCGAGGCCGCCTACGACAAGGCCGCACACAACCACAGCGACAACGTCGCCGAGGCCGACACCCTGCTCTACGGCGGCTACAACCCGTTCTCGGTGACTCTCACCCACCTGCTCAACCGCCGTGCCGGGATCGCCTGGACCTCCTATTCGCACACTGCGGTACCGGTACCGGTGCTGGCCACCGGTGCCGAGGCCTGGCGCTTCGGCGGCTATTACGACAACACCGAGGTGGCACGGCGTATCGCCGCAGCCATGCGGGTCGAACTCGATCAGTGA
- a CDS encoding sensor domain-containing diguanylate cyclase, whose protein sequence is MPSHAQPDREHLDTDSPDASGLAAIGVPVLVLDDSHRIHTANPAAVALFGHDPVGEHCFTLLVGETAACANCPATHAHPASGLARNIRDAEGREHYLKESLAHGPNGLVLTLVDISREIEALRRADLGRKEAQAKRIILERQHREALLEQRGLSQLIDDLPDALVTISSDHRILRRNAAARLRFARGATAGSCYELLGHDVPCPDCPAHDGFPLDAAHKTKHRLGERYYTEQLIDTGDGNGLLLFRDTTREIRLIEEIRAQRATITRNNDLLSGLVRLESLMRHAATPVDVADELLTLFMSACGSEAVALQLDDGPTEPIRRGDAPAEPTPDLPRLEIVGGDGGRVGEVWWRPGTAEGGDELAGLFFEPFGAYLHNRRLMHQLEEKASTDALTGVYNRDYLHAALEMARHDHVTRAMPHALVLADVNRLKQANDRYGHEAGDRLILAVSERLSQAVRACDIVARTGGDEFVILLPGSTESEAEALVDHLQRNVFSGASIEVAPREHLPISLSLGASGTDRTPPESLLKTADARMYAAKAAFYKDHKYNR, encoded by the coding sequence ATGCCATCACACGCCCAACCGGATCGCGAACACCTCGACACAGACAGCCCCGACGCGTCGGGGCTGGCGGCAATCGGCGTGCCGGTGCTGGTACTCGACGACAGCCATCGCATCCACACCGCCAACCCGGCGGCCGTGGCACTGTTCGGTCACGACCCCGTCGGCGAGCACTGCTTCACGCTGCTCGTCGGCGAGACGGCCGCGTGCGCCAACTGCCCGGCCACGCACGCGCACCCCGCGTCGGGGTTGGCACGCAACATCCGCGACGCGGAAGGTCGCGAGCACTACCTGAAGGAATCGCTGGCCCACGGCCCGAACGGCCTGGTGCTCACCCTGGTCGACATCAGCCGCGAGATCGAGGCGCTCAGACGCGCCGATCTCGGTCGCAAGGAGGCCCAGGCCAAGCGCATCATCCTTGAGCGCCAGCACCGCGAGGCGCTGCTCGAGCAGCGCGGACTCAGCCAGCTCATCGATGACCTGCCCGATGCGCTGGTGACGATCTCCTCCGACCACCGCATCCTGCGACGCAATGCCGCCGCCCGGCTGCGGTTTGCCAGGGGCGCGACGGCGGGAAGCTGCTACGAACTGCTCGGTCATGACGTGCCCTGCCCGGACTGCCCGGCCCACGACGGCTTCCCACTCGATGCCGCGCACAAGACCAAGCACCGTCTCGGCGAGCGCTACTACACCGAGCAGCTGATCGATACCGGCGACGGCAACGGCCTGCTGCTGTTTCGCGACACCACCCGCGAGATCCGGTTGATCGAGGAGATCCGGGCACAGCGCGCCACCATCACCCGCAACAACGACCTGCTCTCCGGGCTGGTGCGTCTGGAGTCACTGATGCGCCACGCCGCCACCCCCGTGGATGTCGCCGACGAGCTACTGACGCTGTTCATGTCGGCCTGTGGCAGCGAGGCCGTCGCGCTGCAACTCGACGACGGCCCAACCGAGCCGATCCGCCGTGGCGATGCGCCAGCGGAGCCGACCCCCGACCTACCTCGGCTGGAGATCGTCGGCGGTGACGGTGGACGGGTCGGCGAGGTCTGGTGGCGACCGGGCACCGCCGAGGGCGGCGACGAACTCGCCGGCCTCTTCTTCGAGCCCTTCGGCGCCTATCTGCACAACCGCCGGCTGATGCACCAGCTCGAGGAAAAGGCCAGCACCGATGCCCTCACCGGCGTATACAATCGGGATTATCTACATGCTGCGCTGGAGATGGCACGGCACGATCACGTAACCAGAGCCATGCCGCACGCCCTGGTACTGGCCGACGTCAACCGACTCAAGCAGGCCAACGACCGCTACGGACACGAGGCCGGTGATCGGCTGATACTGGCCGTCTCCGAGCGGCTCTCCCAGGCGGTGCGCGCTTGCGACATCGTCGCCCGGACCGGTGGCGACGAGTTCGTGATCCTGCTCCCCGGGTCCACCGAGAGCGAGGCCGAGGCCCTGGTCGATCATCTCCAGCGGAACGTGTTCTCCGGGGCCAGCATCGAAGTTGCCCCGCGCGAACACCTCCCGATCAGCCTCAGCCTCGGCGCCAGCGGGACCGATCGCACCCCGCCGGAGTCGCTGCTCAAGACCGCCGACGCTCGCATGTACGCCGCCAAGGCGGCTTTCTACAAAGACCACAAATACAACAGATAG
- a CDS encoding TusE/DsrC/DsvC family sulfur relay protein encodes MDDSTPCHQDLFDEQGFLEDPELWSRDLALAIAAELRLGELTETHWDLIDRLRGDYLEGCARIDPCRALGLPVDCAERLFGGVRTAWRVAGLPASGSPRGASLAPGGEGGRQLR; translated from the coding sequence ATGGACGATTCGACCCCATGCCATCAGGACCTATTCGACGAGCAGGGTTTTCTCGAGGACCCCGAGCTGTGGAGTCGCGACCTGGCGCTGGCGATCGCCGCCGAGCTGCGCCTCGGTGAGTTGACCGAGACGCACTGGGACCTGATCGATCGGTTGCGAGGTGACTATCTGGAGGGATGCGCGCGTATCGATCCGTGTCGGGCGCTGGGTCTTCCGGTGGATTGTGCCGAGCGTCTGTTCGGGGGAGTGCGGACAGCCTGGCGGGTCGCCGGCCTGCCGGCCTCCGGCTCGCCACGCGGCGCGTCCTTGGCGCCCGGCGGAGAGGGGGGGCGTCAACTGCGCTGA
- a CDS encoding HD domain-containing protein: protein MTTMQYESLADFVRALDFAADKHRDQRRKDERASPYINHPIALTRVLIDEAGVTDPVVLCAALLHDTIEDTATTEAELIAHFGREVAAVVLEVSDDRSLAQHERKRLQIEHAPQLSEQARLVKLADKICNLRDILDSPPPDWSRERQRAYFDWAGQVIDGLRGTHAVLEAAFDRVHAQGRGL from the coding sequence ATGACGACGATGCAGTATGAGTCCCTGGCCGACTTCGTGCGCGCGCTCGACTTCGCCGCGGACAAGCACCGCGACCAGCGCCGCAAGGACGAGCGCGCCTCGCCCTATATCAACCACCCGATCGCCCTGACCCGGGTGCTGATCGACGAGGCCGGGGTGACTGACCCCGTGGTGCTCTGTGCCGCACTGCTGCACGACACCATCGAGGACACCGCCACCACCGAAGCGGAGCTGATCGCGCACTTCGGTCGTGAGGTCGCCGCCGTGGTACTCGAGGTCAGCGACGACAGGTCGCTGGCCCAGCACGAGCGTAAACGGCTGCAGATCGAGCACGCCCCGCAGCTCTCCGAGCAGGCGCGCCTGGTCAAGCTCGCCGACAAGATCTGCAACCTGCGCGACATCCTCGACTCGCCCCCGCCGGACTGGAGCCGTGAGCGCCAGCGCGCCTATTTCGACTGGGCCGGACAGGTGATCGACGGCCTGCGCGGGACCCACGCCGTGCTCGAAGCGGCCTTCGACCGGGTCCATGCCCAGGGGCGCGGGCTCTGA
- a CDS encoding YibE/F family protein, which produces MKKDLLTISLFTLLCLLLWLAPTGFEHSRPEGSLLAKALVVASDDADLRQHGVVRTGTQTLTVELLDGTQRGQRARVTNALTGKLEFDEFYRPGERLLVEYRLRDGEIGLAYARGHYRLDHQLLLLGLFCGFLVLVAGWTGVKALLSFVFAALALWKVLIPLLLRGSDPVLVALAVVAGLTAAVSLLIGGLNRRGLTACLGALGGLLLAYALARIFATGFALHGVVRPFTENLLYAGFAGLDLTAIFLAGIILACSGAVMDLAMDIAAALDELRAKRPDLGARALFVSGMAVGRSVVGTMTTTLLLAYSGGYTTMLMVFMSQGLALSQVLNIHFVAAEVLNVIVGSFALVAVAPLTALAGALIYRHPAR; this is translated from the coding sequence ATGAAAAAAGACCTCCTCACCATTTCACTCTTCACCCTGCTCTGTCTGCTGCTGTGGCTGGCGCCCACCGGCTTCGAGCACAGCCGTCCCGAGGGCAGTCTGCTCGCCAAGGCGCTGGTGGTCGCCAGCGACGACGCTGATCTGCGCCAGCACGGCGTGGTGCGCACCGGTACCCAGACACTCACCGTCGAGCTGCTCGACGGCACACAACGCGGACAGCGCGCGCGCGTCACCAACGCACTTACTGGCAAGCTCGAGTTCGACGAGTTCTACCGTCCCGGCGAGCGCCTGCTGGTCGAGTACCGTCTACGCGACGGCGAGATCGGTCTGGCCTATGCGCGCGGTCACTACCGTCTCGATCACCAACTGTTGCTGCTCGGGCTGTTCTGCGGTTTTCTCGTGCTGGTCGCCGGCTGGACCGGGGTCAAGGCGCTGCTCTCCTTCGTCTTCGCCGCGCTGGCGCTGTGGAAGGTGCTGATCCCGCTGTTGCTGCGCGGGTCCGACCCCGTGCTGGTTGCCCTCGCGGTGGTCGCCGGGCTCACCGCCGCGGTCAGCCTGCTGATCGGCGGTCTCAACCGCCGCGGCCTCACCGCCTGTCTCGGCGCGCTCGGCGGGCTGTTGCTCGCCTATGCCCTGGCGCGCATCTTCGCCACCGGTTTCGCGCTCCATGGCGTCGTCCGCCCCTTCACCGAGAATCTGCTCTATGCCGGGTTCGCCGGTCTCGACCTCACCGCGATCTTCCTCGCCGGGATCATCCTCGCCTGCTCGGGCGCGGTGATGGATCTGGCGATGGACATCGCCGCCGCGCTCGACGAGCTGCGCGCCAAGCGTCCCGACCTCGGCGCGCGTGCGCTCTTCGTCTCCGGCATGGCGGTCGGTCGGTCGGTGGTCGGAACCATGACCACCACCCTGCTGCTGGCCTACTCCGGTGGCTACACCACCATGCTGATGGTGTTCATGAGCCAGGGCCTGGCGCTCTCTCAGGTGCTCAATATCCACTTCGTCGCCGCCGAGGTGCTCAACGTCATCGTCGGCAGTTTCGCCCTGGTCGCGGTCGCCCCCCTGACCGCACTCGCCGGCGCCCTGATCTATCGCCACCCGGCACGCTGA